In Roseomonas fluvialis, one genomic interval encodes:
- a CDS encoding Bug family tripartite tricarboxylate transporter substrate binding protein, with translation MTTRRTILAATAGLLAAPAVQAQGEWPNRTVRVIVPWPPGGSTDVLVRIYCELLQGALGQTFVVENRAGAGGNIGIDATAKAAPDGYTMGIASVGHLVINRFLYARLPYDPTRDLMPVGVAWDLPNVAVVSSQHNPSRTLADFVAWAKAKRGGFTYGSPGVGTTGHLSGGLFAGRIGAEGTHVPFRGAAQIIPAMLSGDLDFALDNLASYVPVITEGRMRALAVTSAERWPTLPDLPTMAEAGVPNFVVSSWQGFVFPTGTPPAVIQRVNGALRSIVAEQSLKDRFLRVGALAVWSSPEEMVARAASEAAMWQEAVRISGARVE, from the coding sequence ATGACCACCCGCCGCACCATCCTTGCCGCCACTGCCGGCCTGCTCGCCGCGCCCGCCGTCCAGGCCCAGGGCGAATGGCCGAACCGCACCGTGCGGGTGATCGTCCCCTGGCCGCCCGGCGGGTCGACCGACGTGCTGGTGCGCATCTATTGCGAGCTGTTGCAGGGGGCGCTGGGCCAGACCTTCGTGGTCGAAAACCGTGCCGGCGCCGGCGGCAACATCGGCATCGACGCCACCGCCAAAGCCGCGCCGGACGGCTACACCATGGGCATCGCGTCGGTCGGTCACCTGGTGATCAACCGCTTCCTGTATGCCCGCCTGCCCTATGACCCGACGCGCGACCTGATGCCGGTGGGTGTGGCGTGGGACCTGCCCAACGTCGCGGTGGTGTCCTCGCAGCACAACCCGTCGCGCACGCTGGCGGATTTCGTGGCCTGGGCGAAGGCGAAGCGCGGCGGCTTCACCTATGGCTCGCCCGGCGTGGGCACCACGGGGCATCTTTCGGGTGGGCTGTTCGCCGGGCGCATCGGCGCCGAGGGCACGCACGTGCCCTTCCGCGGCGCGGCGCAGATCATCCCGGCGATGCTGTCGGGCGACCTCGACTTCGCGCTCGACAACCTGGCGTCCTACGTGCCGGTCATCACCGAGGGGCGGATGCGCGCGCTGGCGGTGACCTCCGCCGAACGCTGGCCGACCCTGCCGGACCTGCCCACCATGGCGGAGGCCGGCGTGCCGAATTTCGTGGTGTCCTCCTGGCAGGGCTTCGTGTTCCCGACCGGTACGCCGCCGGCGGTGATCCAGCGGGTGAATGGCGCGCTGCGCAGCATCGTGGCGGAACAGTCGCTGAAGGACCGGTTCCTGCGCGTCGGCGCGCTGGCGGTGTGGTCCTCGCCCGAGGAGATGGTGGCGCGCGCTGCTTCCGAGGCCGCGATGTGGCAGGAAGCGGTGCGGATTTCCGGCGCGCGGGTCGAATAG
- a CDS encoding CatB-related O-acetyltransferase → MSTPPSPDTLYPIAGTTRTAFLRPLLALSPQVTNVTAGDYSYYHDHEDPRRFLELCVRYNFGIGQLTIGRYCAIAHRATFLMPAANHAMAGPSTYPFAIMGGAFADALPLTDYPWRGGGDITVGHDVWLGTECLVLPGVTIGHGAVVGARAVVTDDVPPYGVVAGNPARLAHRRFDAGTVERLLEIAWWDWPADRVARAIPALVRGDVAAISRA, encoded by the coding sequence ATGAGCACACCGCCCAGTCCCGACACGCTGTATCCGATCGCGGGCACCACGCGCACCGCTTTCCTGCGCCCGCTCCTCGCTCTCAGCCCGCAGGTCACGAACGTCACCGCGGGCGACTATTCCTACTACCACGACCACGAGGACCCCCGGCGGTTCCTCGAACTCTGCGTGCGCTACAATTTCGGCATCGGGCAGCTCACGATCGGGCGCTACTGCGCCATCGCGCATCGCGCCACCTTCCTGATGCCGGCGGCCAACCACGCCATGGCGGGGCCATCCACATATCCCTTCGCGATCATGGGCGGCGCCTTCGCCGATGCACTTCCGCTGACCGACTACCCCTGGCGCGGCGGCGGCGACATCACGGTGGGGCACGATGTCTGGCTGGGCACGGAATGCCTGGTGCTGCCGGGTGTCACCATCGGCCACGGCGCCGTGGTGGGCGCGCGCGCGGTGGTGACCGACGATGTGCCGCCCTATGGCGTGGTGGCCGGCAATCCGGCGCGGCTGGCGCATCGGCGTTTCGATGCCGGGACGGTGGAACGCCTGCTCGAGATCGCGTGGTGGGACTGGCCGGCCGATCGCGTGGCGCGCGCCATCCCGGCGCTGGTGCGCGGGGACGTCGCGGCGATCAGCCGCGCCTGA
- a CDS encoding dual specificity protein phosphatase family protein — MLARDLSVPGARRSAWLNSLFVDHALLRLGWRNWGVVESGHLYRSNHPTPWQLEQAVRRYGIRTVINLRGHREACGSDALGRQAAAALGLEHIDAPLESRGAPHKDRVLRLAGIFARMNGPALIHCKSGADRTGLAAGIWLLTRGGTVDQALDQLSLRFGHVAAARTGILDAFFRSYAAFTKRQGGKPFLDWVREDYSEDALRASFRSTPWADRLVDGVLRRE; from the coding sequence ATGCTTGCCCGCGACCTTTCAGTGCCCGGTGCCCGCCGCTCGGCCTGGCTGAATTCCCTGTTCGTCGACCATGCGCTGCTGCGCCTGGGTTGGCGCAACTGGGGCGTGGTTGAAAGCGGCCACCTGTACCGGTCGAACCACCCCACGCCCTGGCAGCTGGAACAGGCGGTGCGCCGGTACGGCATCCGCACCGTGATCAACCTGCGCGGCCATCGCGAGGCCTGCGGGTCGGATGCGCTGGGCCGCCAGGCGGCGGCGGCGCTGGGGCTTGAGCATATCGACGCACCGCTGGAATCGCGCGGCGCGCCGCACAAGGACCGCGTGCTGCGCCTGGCCGGCATCTTTGCGCGTATGAACGGACCCGCGCTGATCCACTGCAAGTCGGGCGCGGACCGCACGGGGCTTGCGGCCGGGATCTGGCTGCTGACGCGCGGCGGCACGGTGGACCAGGCGCTGGATCAGCTCTCGCTGCGCTTCGGGCATGTGGCGGCGGCGCGCACCGGCATCCTCGATGCGTTCTTCCGGTCCTATGCCGCCTTCACGAAGCGGCAAGGCGGCAAGCCCTTCCTGGATTGGGTGCGGGAGGATTACTCGGAAGACGCGCTGCGGGCGTCGTTCAGGAGCACCCCCTGGGCCGACCGGCTGGTGGATGGCGTGCTCCGGCGCGAGTAG
- a CDS encoding AAA family ATPase: MSEVADAQDPAALVAEVEALGTRLARVREAVGRVIFGQDLVVERVLITLLSGGHVLLVGVPGLGKTKLVDTLGTVLGLDPRRVQFTPDLMPADILGSEVLEEDAHGKRAFRFIKGPIFCQLLMADEINRASPRTQSALLQAMQEHRVAIGGEIHALPTPFHVLATQNPIEQEGTYPLPEAQLDRFLLEIEVGYPDEAAERAMLLATTGAKEARPVQAMTGAELIAAQALIRRIPVGEQVLDAILKLVRGARPETTTLDSVRQHLAWGPGPRAAQALMLATRARALLDGRLAPSVDDVLALAEPVLRHRMALTFAARADGIHLREVIDALKESVA; the protein is encoded by the coding sequence ATGAGTGAAGTGGCCGACGCACAGGATCCCGCCGCCTTGGTCGCCGAGGTCGAGGCGCTAGGCACCCGCCTGGCCCGGGTGCGGGAAGCCGTCGGCCGCGTCATCTTCGGCCAGGACCTGGTGGTGGAACGCGTGCTCATCACGCTGCTCTCGGGCGGGCACGTGCTGCTGGTGGGCGTGCCGGGGCTGGGCAAGACCAAGCTGGTGGACACGCTCGGCACCGTGCTGGGGCTCGACCCGCGCCGCGTGCAGTTCACGCCGGACCTGATGCCCGCCGATATCCTGGGCTCCGAGGTGCTGGAGGAGGACGCGCACGGAAAACGCGCCTTCCGCTTCATCAAGGGCCCGATCTTCTGCCAGCTGCTGATGGCGGACGAGATCAACCGCGCCTCGCCGCGCACCCAATCCGCGCTGCTGCAGGCCATGCAGGAACATCGCGTGGCGATCGGCGGCGAGATCCACGCCCTGCCCACGCCCTTCCACGTGCTCGCCACCCAGAACCCGATCGAACAGGAAGGGACCTACCCGCTGCCCGAGGCGCAGCTCGACCGCTTCCTGCTGGAAATCGAGGTCGGCTACCCCGACGAAGCCGCAGAGCGCGCCATGCTGCTGGCCACCACCGGTGCCAAGGAAGCGCGGCCCGTCCAGGCCATGACCGGCGCGGAACTGATCGCCGCCCAGGCGCTGATCCGCCGCATCCCGGTCGGCGAACAGGTGCTCGACGCCATCCTGAAACTGGTCCGCGGCGCCCGCCCCGAAACCACCACGCTGGACAGCGTGCGCCAACACCTCGCCTGGGGCCCCGGCCCACGCGCGGCACAAGCCCTGATGCTCGCCACCCGCGCCCGCGCCCTGCTCGACGGGCGCCTGGCCCCAAGCGTGGACGACGTGCTGGCGCTGGCCGAACCGGTGCTGCGCCACCGCATGGCCCTGACCTTCGCGGCCCGCGCGGACGGCATCCACCTGCGCGAGGTCATCGACGCACTCAAGGAGAGCGTGGCGTAA
- a CDS encoding DUF58 domain-containing protein: MSTSVTVPWAEALGAALPPLVVQAERVAATVMQGVHGRRRPGQGDAFWQFRPYTPGDAAARVDWRQSAKSDRLFVRETEWEAAQTVAVWCQGGAGMDWRSHKDLPAKRVRAELLLLALAALLFRGGERVRLFGLPRAFSGRGALNALAQNLPRQAEHADDGRIPRHARVVLFSDFLAPLDQTRNRVAALASRSIRGHLVQVLDPAEETLPFTGRVRFEGPGNAEHALVPRVEGVRALYEERLARHRDGLQALAAASGWSFATHRTDQPPEAALLALHRRLAPG; encoded by the coding sequence ATGAGCACCTCCGTCACCGTCCCCTGGGCCGAGGCCCTCGGCGCGGCGCTGCCGCCGCTGGTCGTGCAGGCCGAGCGTGTCGCCGCCACCGTCATGCAGGGTGTGCACGGGCGTCGGCGGCCCGGGCAGGGCGATGCCTTCTGGCAGTTCCGGCCGTACACGCCTGGCGACGCCGCGGCGCGGGTCGATTGGCGTCAGTCCGCCAAGTCCGATCGGTTGTTCGTGCGCGAGACGGAGTGGGAGGCCGCGCAGACGGTCGCGGTCTGGTGCCAGGGTGGTGCCGGCATGGACTGGCGCAGCCACAAGGATTTGCCGGCCAAGCGGGTGCGGGCCGAGTTGCTGCTGCTGGCGCTGGCGGCGCTGCTGTTCCGGGGTGGGGAACGGGTGCGCCTGTTCGGCCTGCCGCGCGCCTTCAGCGGGCGCGGGGCGTTGAACGCGCTGGCGCAGAACCTGCCGCGCCAGGCGGAACACGCCGATGATGGCCGCATTCCGCGCCATGCGCGCGTGGTGCTGTTCAGTGATTTCCTGGCGCCGTTGGACCAGACGCGCAATCGCGTGGCCGCGCTGGCATCGCGGTCCATCCGGGGCCATCTGGTGCAGGTGCTCGACCCTGCGGAGGAAACCCTGCCCTTCACCGGCCGTGTCCGTTTCGAAGGCCCCGGCAATGCGGAGCACGCTCTGGTGCCGCGGGTCGAGGGCGTGCGCGCCCTGTACGAGGAACGGCTCGCACGGCACCGGGATGGGTTGCAGGCGCTGGCCGCGGCGTCTGGCTGGTCCTTCGCGACGCATCGCACGGACCAGCCGCCGGAAGCGGCGTTGCTGGCGCTGCATCGCCGGCTGGCGCCCGGCTGA
- a CDS encoding DUF4159 domain-containing protein, producing the protein MWQVGPLAFAAPWLLLALPALPVLWWLLRVSPPAPKTQTFPALRLLQDLPPTEETPHRTPWWLLLLRLVAAALLIIGLARPVWQPQAGGGGTGPLLVAIDDGWAAAPDWPARAASAVAALEAAGREGRRVALLSTAPPASGEPIAATALMPAEEARARIAALRPRPWPSDHAAALAAFVAFRAANPGGIATLWIADGVEHAPQGDAAGAFGAALAEAGPLTLARAEGRPARILPPPRAEADRLVVRALQTPAAGPTEATVLARTSDGRAIASAVLAFPAGATSADASLDLPIEIRNQVVRLDLEPEAGAAGTVLLDERFRRRPVGLSAAIETSADAPLTGDLFYLERALAPYAEIRRGTPEALLGRRLAVMVLADREVPEGRERAALTRWVEEGGLLVRFAGPRLAERPDPLLPVALRAGERQLGGALSWDRPQSLAPFPEGSPFAGLVPPAEVTVERQVLAEPSPRLTERSWARLSDGTPLVTSVARGRGRIVLFHVTANAEWSNLPLSGLFVDMLRRMVALSAGVQGAEGEAPLAPLEILDGFGRLGPAPPAAAPIPANRVEETVASPRHPPGWYGTPGQAEDAAWRRALNLSAHLPPPRAAAAPPPGARADTIGGVPGERDLGPWLLALALLLLAADLVISLVQRGLVGPQWSRRTGMAALLLAAALALPAHAQAPEPEGAAATATRLAYIVTGDTQVDEISRLGLAGLSDFVNRRTAAALAEPHAVVPGRDDLSLYPLIYWPVLAEAAQPDAAAAAALNTFMRNGGIILLDTRDEGSGEGMNPGGRAALRRVTRDLAVPPLAPVAEDHVLKRAFYLLQDLPGRFAGGQVWVARDQDRANDSVSPVIIGGHDWAAAWAMDARGQNPYATIPGGARQRILAYRFGVNLVMYALTGNYKGDQVHVPAILERLGN; encoded by the coding sequence ATGTGGCAGGTCGGTCCCCTCGCCTTCGCGGCGCCGTGGCTGTTGCTGGCGCTGCCGGCTTTGCCGGTGCTGTGGTGGCTGCTGCGCGTGAGCCCGCCGGCGCCGAAGACGCAGACCTTCCCGGCGCTGCGCCTGCTGCAGGACCTGCCGCCGACCGAGGAGACGCCGCATCGCACGCCGTGGTGGCTTCTGCTGCTGCGCCTGGTGGCGGCGGCGCTGCTCATCATCGGGCTGGCGCGGCCGGTCTGGCAGCCGCAGGCGGGCGGTGGCGGGACGGGTCCGCTGCTGGTCGCGATCGATGATGGCTGGGCGGCCGCGCCGGATTGGCCGGCGCGCGCCGCATCGGCCGTGGCGGCGCTGGAGGCCGCGGGGCGCGAGGGCCGGCGCGTGGCGCTGCTCTCGACCGCGCCGCCAGCGAGTGGTGAGCCGATCGCCGCCACAGCGCTGATGCCGGCCGAAGAAGCCCGCGCGCGGATCGCCGCGCTGCGGCCGCGGCCCTGGCCGTCAGACCACGCGGCCGCGCTGGCCGCCTTCGTGGCCTTCCGCGCGGCAAATCCGGGGGGCATCGCGACGCTCTGGATCGCCGACGGCGTGGAACACGCCCCGCAGGGCGACGCCGCCGGCGCCTTCGGGGCTGCGCTGGCCGAGGCCGGGCCGCTCACCCTGGCCCGTGCCGAGGGCCGCCCCGCACGCATCCTGCCCCCGCCGCGTGCCGAGGCCGACCGCCTGGTGGTGCGTGCGCTGCAGACTCCCGCCGCCGGGCCGACCGAGGCCACGGTGCTGGCGCGCACCAGCGATGGGCGCGCCATCGCTTCCGCCGTGCTGGCCTTCCCGGCTGGCGCGACCAGTGCGGACGCGTCGCTCGACCTGCCGATCGAAATCCGCAACCAGGTGGTGCGGCTCGACCTCGAGCCCGAGGCCGGGGCGGCCGGCACCGTGCTCCTGGACGAACGCTTCCGCCGCCGCCCGGTGGGGCTCTCCGCCGCCATCGAGACCAGCGCGGATGCGCCGTTGACCGGCGACCTGTTCTACCTGGAGCGCGCGCTGGCGCCTTACGCCGAGATCCGGCGCGGCACGCCCGAAGCGCTGCTGGGCCGCCGCCTCGCGGTCATGGTGCTGGCCGACCGCGAGGTGCCCGAGGGCCGCGAGCGCGCCGCGCTCACCCGCTGGGTCGAGGAAGGCGGGCTGCTGGTGCGCTTCGCCGGGCCGCGCCTGGCCGAACGCCCGGACCCGCTGCTGCCGGTGGCGCTGCGTGCCGGTGAACGGCAATTGGGCGGCGCGCTGTCCTGGGACCGGCCGCAGTCGCTCGCTCCCTTCCCGGAGGGATCGCCCTTCGCCGGCCTGGTGCCCCCGGCCGAGGTCACGGTGGAACGCCAGGTCCTGGCGGAACCCTCGCCGCGCCTGACCGAACGCTCCTGGGCGCGGCTGTCCGATGGCACGCCGCTGGTGACCAGCGTCGCGCGCGGGCGCGGGCGGATCGTGCTGTTCCATGTCACGGCCAATGCCGAATGGTCGAACCTGCCGCTGTCCGGCCTGTTCGTGGACATGCTGCGGCGGATGGTCGCGCTGTCCGCCGGCGTGCAGGGGGCAGAGGGCGAGGCGCCGCTGGCCCCGTTGGAAATCCTGGACGGCTTCGGCCGGCTGGGTCCGGCGCCGCCGGCGGCCGCGCCCATTCCGGCGAACCGAGTGGAGGAGACAGTGGCCTCGCCACGCCATCCGCCAGGCTGGTACGGCACGCCGGGGCAGGCGGAGGACGCCGCCTGGCGCCGCGCCCTGAACCTCTCGGCGCACCTGCCGCCGCCGCGCGCCGCTGCCGCGCCGCCGCCCGGTGCGCGCGCCGACACGATCGGCGGCGTGCCCGGCGAACGCGACCTCGGGCCCTGGCTGCTGGCGCTGGCGCTGCTGCTGCTGGCGGCGGACCTGGTGATCTCCCTGGTGCAGCGCGGGCTGGTCGGGCCGCAATGGTCGCGTCGCACGGGCATGGCGGCACTGCTGCTGGCGGCGGCCCTCGCGCTGCCCGCCCATGCCCAGGCGCCCGAACCCGAGGGCGCAGCCGCCACCGCGACGCGCCTCGCCTACATCGTCACCGGCGATACGCAGGTCGACGAGATCTCGCGCCTCGGCCTGGCGGGCCTGTCGGATTTCGTGAACCGCCGCACCGCGGCCGCGCTGGCCGAACCGCATGCCGTCGTGCCGGGGCGCGACGACCTGTCATTGTATCCGCTGATCTACTGGCCGGTGCTGGCGGAAGCGGCGCAGCCCGACGCCGCCGCGGCGGCCGCGCTCAACACCTTCATGCGCAATGGCGGGATCATCCTGCTAGACACGCGCGATGAAGGCTCGGGCGAGGGCATGAACCCCGGCGGGCGTGCCGCGCTGCGGCGCGTGACGCGGGACCTCGCGGTGCCGCCGCTGGCACCGGTGGCCGAGGACCACGTGCTGAAGCGCGCCTTCTATTTGCTGCAGGACCTGCCCGGGCGCTTCGCCGGCGGGCAGGTCTGGGTGGCGCGCGACCAGGACCGCGCGAATGACAGCGTGAGCCCTGTGATCATCGGCGGGCACGACTGGGCGGCAGCCTGGGCCATGGATGCGCGCGGTCAGAACCCCTACGCCACCATCCCCGGCGGCGCGCGGCAGCGCATCCTGGCCTACCGGTTCGGCGTGAACCTGGTCATGTACGCGCTGACCGGCAACTACAAGGGCGACCAGGTGCATGTGCCGGCCATCCTCGAACGCCTGGGGAACTGA
- a CDS encoding LysR family transcriptional regulator, with amino-acid sequence MTRRAPDIDTALLRAFVLLAETRSFTRTAERLGRTQPAVTLQLRRLEDAFGARLLARDRRRVALTPEGEALLPMAREILGLVGQAAERLSGLDAAGEVRFGSPEDFATAFLPGILARFVETHPAVHLSTACELTRRLIEGVEAAAYDLAVIKQAPGRLHPGARPVWREALVWVAAEGARPPARDAPLRLVLSPAPCVYRERATEALAAAGRGFDVVYTSPSLAGAAAAVRAGLGITVLPRTLVPPGLATLPVRAGLPALEETVICLLLRPGAPPAAEALARAVEQGIARATGLS; translated from the coding sequence GTGACCCGCCGCGCCCCCGACATCGATACCGCCCTGCTGCGCGCCTTCGTGCTGCTGGCCGAAACCCGGTCCTTCACGCGCACCGCGGAACGGCTCGGCCGCACGCAGCCGGCCGTCACGTTGCAGCTGCGCCGGCTCGAGGATGCCTTCGGTGCGCGGCTGCTGGCGCGCGACCGCCGCCGCGTGGCGCTCACGCCCGAGGGCGAGGCGCTGCTGCCGATGGCGCGCGAGATCCTGGGCCTGGTCGGCCAGGCGGCGGAACGCCTCTCCGGGCTCGATGCCGCCGGCGAGGTCCGCTTCGGCAGCCCCGAGGACTTCGCCACCGCCTTCCTGCCCGGCATCCTGGCCCGCTTCGTGGAAACCCACCCGGCGGTACACCTTTCGACCGCCTGCGAATTGACGCGCCGGCTGATCGAGGGGGTCGAGGCGGCGGCCTACGACCTGGCCGTCATCAAGCAGGCGCCGGGCCGGCTGCACCCGGGCGCACGGCCGGTCTGGCGGGAGGCGCTGGTCTGGGTGGCCGCGGAAGGCGCCCGCCCGCCGGCGCGCGACGCGCCGCTGCGGCTGGTGCTCAGCCCCGCCCCCTGCGTGTACCGCGAACGCGCGACCGAGGCACTGGCGGCCGCCGGGCGCGGCTTCGACGTGGTCTATACCAGCCCCAGCCTGGCCGGCGCGGCGGCGGCGGTGCGCGCGGGGCTCGGCATCACGGTGCTGCCGCGCACGCTGGTGCCGCCGGGCCTCGCGACCCTGCCTGTCCGTGCCGGGTTGCCGGCGCTGGAGGAGACGGTGATCTGCCTGCTGCTGCGCCCCGGCGCGCCGCCCGCGGCCGAGGCGCTGGCGCGCGCGGTCGAACAGGGAATCGCGCGCGCGACCGGTCTTTCATAG
- a CDS encoding DUF1285 domain-containing protein gives MARARMECGNYAIRIARDGTWLYKGSPINRKPLVCLFASVLKRGEDGDYWLETPAERGRIEVEDAPFMAVELFWRDCDCGCAKPQQCLTFRTNLDEMVTAGPNHPIRVHLDPRSREPRPYILVRPGLEARISRAVFYELVALAQPETVEGREVLGVWSEGVFFPIDEAPALDLAAE, from the coding sequence TTGGCGCGTGCCAGGATGGAGTGCGGAAACTACGCGATCCGCATCGCCCGCGACGGGACCTGGCTCTACAAGGGCAGCCCGATCAACCGGAAGCCGCTGGTCTGCCTGTTCGCCTCGGTGCTCAAGCGCGGGGAGGATGGCGACTATTGGCTCGAGACGCCGGCCGAGCGCGGGCGGATCGAGGTCGAGGACGCGCCCTTCATGGCGGTCGAGTTGTTCTGGCGCGATTGTGACTGCGGCTGCGCAAAACCGCAGCAGTGCCTGACCTTCCGCACCAACCTCGATGAGATGGTCACGGCCGGGCCCAACCACCCGATTCGCGTGCACCTCGATCCGCGTTCGCGCGAACCGCGGCCGTATATCCTGGTGCGTCCGGGGCTCGAGGCGCGCATCAGCCGCGCGGTCTTCTACGAACTGGTGGCGCTGGCGCAGCCCGAGACGGTGGAGGGGCGCGAGGTGCTGGGCGTCTGGAGCGAGGGCGTGTTCTTCCCGATCGACGAGGCCCCGGCGCTGGACCTGGCGGCGGAGTGA
- a CDS encoding CoA pyrophosphatase: protein MSAAALRLDAAWLRARLADPDRLPRDRPSPEDDFARAARAGGQVVAAAVLVPLVLHPEPTILLTLRSARLKSHAGQVSFPGGRMEPGETPEQTALREAQEEVGLDPGLPQLLGRLPTLLTGTGYCVTPVVALLRPPLDLRHDPGEVEEAFEYPLAQLLDPAAPERRAQEFRGRLREFWVWPHDRHYIWGATASMLVTLASVLRDQP from the coding sequence GTGAGCGCGGCGGCGCTGCGACTCGACGCAGCCTGGCTCCGCGCGCGCCTGGCGGACCCGGACCGCCTGCCGCGCGACCGCCCGTCGCCCGAGGATGATTTCGCCCGCGCCGCGCGCGCCGGCGGCCAGGTGGTCGCCGCGGCAGTGCTGGTGCCGCTGGTGCTGCATCCGGAACCCACCATCCTGCTGACGCTGCGCTCGGCGCGGCTCAAATCCCATGCCGGCCAGGTCTCGTTTCCCGGCGGGCGGATGGAACCGGGCGAGACGCCCGAACAGACCGCGCTGCGCGAGGCGCAGGAGGAGGTCGGGCTCGACCCGGGACTGCCGCAACTACTCGGCCGGTTGCCGACGCTGCTGACCGGCACCGGGTATTGCGTGACGCCGGTGGTTGCGCTGCTGCGCCCGCCTTTGGACCTGCGGCACGATCCGGGCGAGGTGGAGGAAGCCTTCGAATATCCCCTGGCTCAGCTGCTCGACCCCGCGGCGCCGGAACGCCGCGCGCAGGAGTTCCGCGGGCGCCTGCGCGAGTTCTGGGTCTGGCCGCATGACCGCCACTATATCTGGGGGGCGACCGCCTCGATGCTGGTGACGCTGGCGTCGGTGCTGCGCGATCAGCCGTAG
- a CDS encoding sodium-dependent bicarbonate transport family permease, producing the protein MPGFDLLLTNLLSPIVLAFALGAVAGFIRSELELPDPVLKLISIYLLFSIGLTGGRELAQVSVAEVAPLFGLAAALTVAIPVATFLVLRRLAGFDAQNAAAVAAHYGSVSSVTFFAAIAFARAMDKPAEGYMTAVVALMEWGVIVSLLLARVSMGRAKGGMSLGQLATDTLRGRGILLLSGGMLIGAVSTDAQWHQISPVYEGLFRGVLMIFLLEMGMTAARQVRDFATVGRFLTVFAIASPIVWGVVGVVAGHAIGLSQGGAFVLGAICASASYIDAPAACRAALPEASPGIYLTASLGVTFPFNLLLGLPLYWQVGAWLYG; encoded by the coding sequence ATGCCGGGCTTCGACCTTCTGCTCACCAACCTGCTCTCGCCCATCGTGCTGGCCTTCGCGCTCGGTGCCGTGGCGGGGTTCATCCGATCCGAACTGGAACTCCCGGACCCAGTCCTGAAGCTGATCTCGATCTACCTGCTGTTCTCGATCGGGCTGACAGGTGGGCGGGAACTGGCGCAGGTTTCGGTCGCTGAGGTCGCGCCGCTGTTCGGCCTGGCGGCGGCGCTGACCGTCGCCATCCCGGTCGCGACCTTCCTGGTGCTGCGGCGCCTGGCGGGGTTCGACGCGCAGAACGCGGCGGCCGTCGCGGCGCATTATGGGTCCGTCTCCTCGGTCACCTTCTTCGCCGCGATCGCCTTCGCCCGCGCCATGGACAAGCCGGCCGAGGGATACATGACCGCCGTCGTCGCCCTGATGGAATGGGGCGTCATCGTCTCCCTGCTCCTCGCGCGCGTCTCGATGGGCCGGGCGAAGGGGGGAATGTCGCTCGGGCAATTGGCGACGGACACGCTGCGCGGGCGGGGCATCCTGCTGCTGTCGGGCGGGATGCTGATCGGCGCGGTGTCCACCGATGCGCAGTGGCACCAGATCAGCCCGGTCTACGAGGGCCTGTTTCGCGGTGTGCTGATGATCTTCCTGCTCGAGATGGGCATGACCGCGGCACGCCAGGTACGGGACTTCGCGACGGTCGGACGGTTTCTCACGGTCTTCGCCATCGCCTCGCCCATCGTCTGGGGCGTGGTGGGCGTGGTCGCGGGGCACGCGATCGGACTGAGCCAGGGCGGCGCCTTCGTGCTCGGGGCGATCTGCGCCAGCGCGTCCTATATCGACGCGCCGGCCGCCTGCCGCGCGGCGCTGCCGGAGGCGAGCCCGGGCATCTACCTGACGGCGTCGCTCGGGGTGACCTTCCCGTTCAACCTGCTGCTGGGGCTGCCGCTGTATTGGCAGGTGGGGGCGTGGCTCTACGGCTGA